The following coding sequences are from one Microbulbifer sp. TB1203 window:
- a CDS encoding TonB-dependent receptor — MLAAFLGAGGALSYAAETVPAAAPQPYAPFRFDIPPQPLSQALLEFSHQSGLAVLASSELDLTGESPPLNAEMPAREALALLLEGSGLTFRQVDGQGLVILPAPAGRAGRDRASAKTAEDGPYLDEVVVVASKRPTKLQETPMAVTALGDELLQERQIDGLFKLVRQVPSLEIARNGDHTASMLYLRGVGSDNYTEAGDPGLATHVDGIYSSRNQGSSAMFYDLGRVEVLRGPQGTLFGRNSTAGVINYHTARPEQEAFSRFGATFGNYRRRKLTGVVNLPVTDDWALRLAGASDEADGYTRFAPDSASAGASERYNNADRFGYRLSSSWRASDNLNWWSSYERFEDRGAGSLPVADHHTPVRIDTPGKTDLVQDTYRSRLEWTFDNGMGLTYIAGYSRMHRSQDWDGDRSGALGSETDPREYHQSNRTVWADHISRQHELQLKSDDDQPLRWLLAYFDFSERNDIRFDLEHQTSDGSGWGGAPAHSFQQPDRGSRLSAFYGQLDIDLPHQWQLSAGARTGRDRRYDRGGRNIGCPDLIRSDRGGELGQVAVNRESAAEGQCFVSNYNDVSQSWDSTTTMARVSWRPRPRALLYLLYAEGFKPGIVEDGGSLEGVYAGADDPRFRAALADLIATNNSDNPQARAYVEPETSTNLELGFKLGLLDGAMTLNGALFNTHYRDLQVSGVAVDERGFERVRSTSAASATIRGLELELNWATSLNGHLGGFLSLLDARYDRFLGVDNDFPRYGQTWNPSAGDTDIPDLMDFSGNQLKQAPKLSFGLNYSHSVTIRDLARLTSRLGVRYSDRVYFDEANRGQRSGKLRDNRTGLWVEDPNGPAASIDSQPAYWLWDAGIRIEPSAGNWWVELYGENLTDELVRYDVETPELTRPEFYLAPPRTLGVHLGVQFD, encoded by the coding sequence TTGCTGGCGGCATTTCTGGGTGCCGGTGGCGCCCTCTCGTACGCGGCGGAAACTGTCCCCGCAGCGGCTCCGCAGCCGTATGCACCTTTCCGCTTCGATATTCCCCCGCAACCCTTGAGCCAGGCGCTGCTGGAATTCTCCCACCAGTCGGGACTCGCGGTACTGGCCTCATCGGAGCTCGACCTGACGGGAGAGTCGCCACCACTCAACGCGGAAATGCCGGCCCGGGAGGCACTGGCGCTGTTGCTGGAGGGTTCCGGCTTGACCTTCAGGCAGGTGGACGGCCAGGGTCTGGTGATACTGCCCGCGCCTGCCGGCCGGGCCGGAAGAGACCGCGCCTCTGCAAAAACGGCGGAGGACGGACCCTATCTCGACGAGGTGGTGGTGGTGGCCAGTAAAAGGCCCACCAAGCTGCAGGAAACCCCGATGGCGGTGACCGCGCTCGGCGACGAACTGCTGCAAGAGCGCCAGATCGACGGTCTGTTCAAGCTGGTGCGGCAGGTTCCCAGCCTGGAGATTGCGCGCAACGGCGACCACACGGCATCGATGCTGTACCTGCGCGGCGTCGGCTCGGACAATTACACCGAAGCCGGCGACCCGGGTCTCGCCACCCATGTGGACGGCATCTACAGCAGTCGCAACCAGGGCTCTTCCGCAATGTTCTACGACCTGGGCCGGGTGGAGGTGCTGCGCGGCCCGCAGGGCACCCTGTTCGGGCGCAACTCCACTGCCGGGGTCATCAATTACCACACGGCGCGGCCGGAACAGGAGGCATTTTCCCGCTTCGGCGCCACCTTCGGCAATTACCGGCGCAGGAAGCTGACCGGCGTCGTCAACCTGCCGGTGACGGACGACTGGGCACTGCGCTTGGCCGGCGCCTCCGACGAGGCCGACGGCTATACCAGGTTTGCGCCGGACTCCGCGTCCGCCGGCGCGTCGGAACGCTACAACAATGCGGACCGCTTCGGCTACCGCCTGAGTTCCAGCTGGCGCGCGAGCGACAACCTCAACTGGTGGTCCAGCTACGAGCGCTTCGAAGATCGCGGCGCGGGCAGCCTGCCAGTGGCGGACCACCACACACCGGTGCGGATCGACACCCCCGGCAAGACGGACCTGGTGCAGGACACCTATCGCAGCCGCCTCGAGTGGACATTCGACAACGGCATGGGCCTCACCTATATCGCCGGCTACAGTCGCATGCACCGCAGCCAGGACTGGGACGGCGACCGCAGCGGCGCTCTCGGCAGCGAGACGGATCCGCGCGAATACCACCAGAGCAACCGCACCGTCTGGGCGGACCATATCTCGCGCCAGCACGAACTGCAGCTCAAGAGCGACGACGACCAGCCGCTGCGCTGGCTGCTGGCCTATTTCGACTTCAGTGAACGCAACGATATACGCTTCGACCTCGAGCACCAGACCAGCGACGGCAGCGGCTGGGGCGGTGCGCCCGCGCACAGTTTCCAGCAGCCGGACCGCGGCTCGCGGCTGAGTGCCTTCTACGGCCAGCTGGATATCGATCTGCCACACCAGTGGCAGCTGTCCGCCGGCGCGAGGACCGGGCGCGACCGGCGCTATGATCGCGGCGGACGCAATATCGGCTGCCCCGACCTGATCCGCTCCGACCGCGGCGGAGAGCTGGGCCAGGTGGCGGTGAACCGGGAGTCCGCCGCGGAGGGACAGTGTTTCGTCAGCAACTACAACGACGTATCGCAGTCGTGGGACAGCACCACCACCATGGCACGGGTGTCCTGGCGACCGCGGCCGCGAGCCCTGCTGTACCTGCTCTACGCCGAAGGCTTCAAGCCCGGTATCGTCGAGGATGGTGGCAGCCTGGAAGGTGTCTATGCCGGCGCCGACGATCCCCGCTTCCGCGCGGCGCTGGCCGATCTGATCGCCACCAACAACAGCGACAATCCCCAGGCGCGCGCCTATGTGGAACCGGAGACCAGCACCAACCTGGAGCTGGGTTTCAAGCTGGGGCTCCTCGACGGCGCCATGACCCTCAACGGCGCCCTGTTCAATACACACTACCGGGATCTGCAGGTGTCCGGTGTGGCCGTGGACGAACGGGGCTTTGAGCGGGTGCGCAGCACCAGCGCCGCCTCGGCCACCATCCGCGGCCTGGAGCTGGAACTCAACTGGGCCACCAGCCTCAACGGGCATCTGGGCGGTTTCCTGTCGCTGCTCGATGCCCGCTACGACCGTTTTCTCGGTGTCGACAACGACTTTCCGCGCTACGGCCAGACCTGGAACCCCAGCGCTGGCGATACCGACATCCCCGACCTGATGGATTTCAGCGGCAACCAGCTCAAGCAGGCGCCGAAGCTGAGCTTCGGCCTGAATTACAGCCACAGCGTGACCATCCGCGACCTGGCGCGGCTCACCTCGCGGCTCGGCGTGCGCTATTCCGACCGGGTCTATTTCGATGAGGCCAACCGCGGACAGCGCAGTGGCAAGCTGCGGGACAATCGCACCGGCCTCTGGGTGGAAGACCCCAATGGCCCCGCCGCAAGCATCGACTCTCAGCCGGCCTACTGGCTGTGGGATGCTGGTATCAGGATAGAGCCGAGCGCTGGCAACTGGTGGGTGGAGCTGTACGGAGAGAATCTCACCGACGAACTGGTGCGCTACGACGTCGAGACCCCGGAGCTGACGCGCCCGGAATTCTACCTCGCCCCGCCGCGCACCCTCGGCGTTCACCTGGGCGTGCAGTTCGACTAA
- a CDS encoding sigma-70 family RNA polymerase sigma factor, whose product MLQASASPLAANNKRALSGEEKALGEEKALSDRGKALSDYYREHHRELCRYATGKFGLTAVEAEDVMQAAFTRFAPLFESAEVENVRAFLYRTVSNAAIDLLRRNQVRRDFAQSAESDPEIEIDSVSPERVAVGRQLLGLISRALWGMPQKRRRLLLMNRVDGLSYAEIARREGLSATVVKKHVAKALAACQAELRANGGDL is encoded by the coding sequence ATGTTGCAAGCCTCGGCCAGCCCCTTGGCGGCCAATAACAAAAGAGCCCTCAGCGGGGAAGAAAAAGCGCTCGGCGAGGAAAAAGCCCTCAGCGATAGAGGGAAAGCCCTGAGCGACTACTACCGCGAACACCACCGGGAATTGTGCCGCTACGCGACCGGTAAGTTCGGCCTGACTGCGGTCGAGGCCGAGGACGTAATGCAGGCCGCCTTTACCCGGTTTGCGCCGCTGTTCGAGTCGGCGGAAGTGGAGAATGTCCGCGCCTTCCTGTACAGGACGGTCAGCAACGCCGCCATCGACCTGCTGCGCCGCAACCAGGTACGCAGGGACTTCGCGCAATCGGCAGAGAGCGACCCCGAAATCGAAATCGACAGCGTCAGCCCGGAGCGGGTCGCGGTCGGGCGCCAGCTGTTGGGATTGATCAGTCGCGCGCTCTGGGGCATGCCGCAGAAGCGGCGGAGACTGTTGTTGATGAATCGTGTCGACGGGCTGTCTTACGCGGAGATAGCGCGGCGGGAGGGTCTGTCGGCAACCGTAGTTAAAAAGCATGTCGCTAAAGCGCTGGCCGCGTGCCAGGCCGAGCTTCGTGCCAATGGGGGGGACTTGTAA
- a CDS encoding FecR domain-containing protein, with product MAQGRSQRLVDERARSWFMLRHERNLSPREEAEFERWMEEPSHRASYRQLEQVDRGLLAIAATAEGERLRAQTARTGWRERLQRTLSGFLRGAPAPAPAPALAMALVVFMAVGLASINLGAPGSDPAPGSYKTGIAQTRTITLQDGSEVTLGADSQIEFTFAERRRDISLLKGQAFFSVATDPARPFFVNTDNASVRVVGTRFEVHRAPGGVKVSVEEGIVDVTHVDHVDHKSRKENRNTAATRVRLLAGQRVRVSAEGSGNVETIGADELASWRRGKLVYRNARLSEVVADANRYRPGGILLGAPQLAELRVTTSFSVNQVETMISMLEQSLPVSVYREADNRIVIWPRTTAN from the coding sequence ATGGCGCAGGGGCGCAGTCAGAGGCTTGTGGATGAGCGGGCGCGGTCGTGGTTTATGCTCCGGCACGAGCGCAACCTCAGCCCGCGGGAAGAGGCGGAATTCGAGCGGTGGATGGAGGAGCCTTCGCACCGGGCCAGCTACCGGCAACTGGAACAGGTGGACCGCGGCCTGCTGGCGATTGCCGCCACCGCGGAGGGCGAGCGTCTGCGCGCGCAGACTGCGCGAACTGGCTGGCGCGAGCGACTGCAGAGAACCCTGAGCGGTTTCCTGCGCGGCGCGCCGGCGCCGGCGCCGGCCCCGGCGCTCGCTATGGCACTGGTAGTGTTTATGGCTGTAGGGCTGGCAAGTATCAATTTGGGGGCACCCGGCAGTGACCCCGCACCCGGCTCTTATAAGACCGGTATCGCGCAGACGCGCACCATCACGCTGCAGGACGGCAGCGAAGTCACCCTCGGGGCCGACTCGCAGATCGAGTTCACTTTCGCGGAGCGCCGCCGCGATATCTCCCTGCTGAAGGGCCAGGCTTTTTTCTCGGTCGCCACCGATCCCGCGCGGCCCTTCTTCGTCAACACGGACAATGCCAGCGTCAGGGTGGTGGGTACGCGCTTCGAGGTGCATCGCGCGCCCGGCGGCGTGAAGGTGTCCGTCGAGGAGGGCATAGTGGACGTAACTCACGTGGATCACGTGGATCACAAGAGCCGCAAAGAAAACCGCAACACCGCGGCTACAAGAGTGCGACTGCTCGCGGGCCAACGGGTGCGCGTGAGTGCGGAGGGCAGCGGCAACGTGGAAACAATCGGCGCAGACGAACTCGCGAGCTGGCGCCGCGGCAAGCTCGTCTACCGGAATGCACGGCTCTCTGAAGTAGTGGCGGACGCCAACCGCTATCGGCCGGGCGGCATCCTTCTCGGTGCGCCGCAGCTGGCGGAGCTGCGAGTGACCACTTCCTTTTCCGTGAACCAGGTGGAGACCATGATTTCCATGCTGGAACAATCACTGCCGGTCAGCGTCTATCGCGAAGCCGACAACCGCATCGTGATCTGGCCGCGGACGACTGCAAATTAA
- a CDS encoding TonB-dependent receptor domain-containing protein — MSKSFRNNKLATVIASAVALQAGGALAYELEEVTVTATKRTTNLQDTPLAISAFSENTLVENHVTNIFDLRGMAPSLQIRSNGDHGVPLIFIRGQGTIDQTEAGDGGVAFYTDGVFSARAQGATALMYDMERVEVLRGPQGTLFGRNSTAGAVSLVTAKPSDDFAGSVSATLGERSRQALRFMLNTPINDQWALRFAGVTDQQDGETDYADGNPFAGEDEYGTKDLSSFRASSLFRPTENLEWFLSYEYFANQGTGDLPSTDFDDQVNDATAAGDIDLETDTIRTRLDYTFGNDMMLSYIGGYTDMSQSQLYGNQFQGDTRNTVSSGHEASSHELQLKNSDDNRFRWTAGLYAFEEENDIRFDMLHGSWGFTPQDQDVTLSSFQQPNRSTESRSAYVQGTLDLTDTWRATAGLRYTDDTREDKGGRSIDCTYAHGPGPIDIGFGSQAEIVADGGQGCYYRQINDMKDDWSDTTYLVRLEKDISADVMLFLSYATGWKSGVLQDGQNASPTNTNENPDVAGNSQLVQQPEENNSLELGIKSYLLDNRMTLNANLFLMDYTDMQVTSAVIDPVTGESRLTKTNAGSATIQGLEFTMNYAVTENGVLTATGSLLDATYDDYDGQETNFNSDAGLNWNSCAIGPGAGSTCENDLWDFSGNTLPNAPEVTLSVSYKHDIPMGNGDILTPRIRVTYQDDTYLTYENRGDRPAGTLAPNDPGERDFDVQEAYAKFDASLTYASADDSWTAELYGNNLTDEGIKQELFIGGVQTAYTWAPSREAGLRFAYRF, encoded by the coding sequence ATGAGCAAGTCATTCAGGAATAACAAGCTGGCCACCGTGATCGCTTCCGCGGTGGCACTGCAGGCCGGCGGCGCCCTGGCCTACGAGTTGGAAGAAGTGACTGTGACCGCGACCAAGCGGACCACAAACCTGCAGGATACCCCGCTGGCCATTTCTGCCTTCAGCGAAAATACCCTGGTGGAAAACCACGTAACCAATATCTTCGATCTGCGCGGCATGGCCCCCAGCCTGCAGATCCGCTCCAACGGCGACCACGGCGTGCCGCTGATTTTCATCCGCGGCCAGGGCACCATCGACCAGACGGAAGCCGGCGACGGCGGTGTCGCCTTCTATACCGACGGCGTCTTTTCCGCGCGCGCCCAGGGCGCCACCGCGCTGATGTACGATATGGAGCGAGTGGAGGTTCTGCGCGGGCCTCAGGGGACACTGTTCGGCCGCAACTCCACCGCCGGTGCGGTATCGCTGGTGACCGCCAAGCCCAGTGACGACTTCGCCGGTTCGGTCAGCGCCACCCTGGGCGAGCGCAGCCGGCAGGCGCTGCGCTTTATGCTCAACACGCCGATCAACGACCAGTGGGCGCTGCGCTTTGCCGGCGTCACCGACCAGCAGGACGGGGAAACCGACTACGCCGACGGCAATCCGTTTGCGGGAGAAGATGAATACGGCACCAAAGACCTGTCGTCTTTCCGCGCCAGCTCCCTGTTCCGGCCGACGGAAAACCTGGAGTGGTTCCTGTCCTACGAATATTTCGCCAATCAGGGGACCGGCGACCTGCCCAGCACGGATTTCGACGATCAAGTGAACGATGCAACCGCGGCCGGTGACATCGACCTGGAAACCGATACCATCCGCACCCGCCTCGACTACACCTTCGGCAACGACATGATGCTGAGCTATATCGGCGGCTACACCGACATGTCCCAGAGCCAGCTGTACGGCAACCAGTTCCAGGGCGATACCCGCAACACCGTGTCCTCGGGTCACGAGGCCAGCTCCCACGAGCTGCAGCTGAAAAACTCCGACGACAACCGTTTTCGCTGGACCGCCGGCCTCTACGCTTTCGAGGAGGAAAACGATATCCGCTTCGACATGCTGCACGGCAGTTGGGGCTTCACCCCCCAGGACCAGGATGTCACCCTGTCCTCCTTCCAGCAGCCGAACCGCAGCACCGAATCCCGCAGCGCCTATGTGCAGGGCACCCTGGATCTCACCGACACCTGGCGCGCCACCGCCGGCCTGCGCTATACCGACGACACCCGCGAGGACAAGGGCGGCCGCAGCATCGACTGCACTTATGCCCACGGGCCCGGCCCGATCGATATCGGCTTCGGCAGCCAGGCTGAAATCGTTGCCGACGGCGGCCAGGGCTGCTACTACCGCCAGATCAACGACATGAAGGACGACTGGAGCGACACCACCTACCTCGTCCGCCTGGAAAAGGATATCAGCGCGGACGTGATGCTCTTCCTGTCCTACGCCACCGGCTGGAAGTCCGGCGTGCTGCAGGACGGCCAGAACGCCAGCCCCACCAATACCAATGAAAATCCGGATGTAGCCGGCAACAGCCAGCTGGTTCAGCAACCGGAAGAAAACAACAGCCTGGAACTGGGTATCAAGTCCTACCTGCTCGACAACCGCATGACGCTGAACGCCAACCTGTTCCTGATGGACTACACCGACATGCAGGTGACCTCCGCGGTGATCGATCCGGTTACCGGCGAGTCGCGGCTGACCAAAACCAATGCCGGTTCCGCCACTATTCAAGGGCTGGAATTCACCATGAATTACGCGGTGACCGAAAACGGCGTGCTCACTGCCACCGGTTCCCTGCTGGATGCCACCTACGACGACTACGACGGCCAGGAAACCAATTTCAACAGCGATGCCGGCCTGAACTGGAACTCCTGCGCGATCGGCCCCGGCGCCGGTTCCACCTGTGAAAACGACCTGTGGGATTTTTCCGGCAACACCCTGCCGAACGCGCCGGAGGTAACCCTGAGCGTGTCTTACAAGCACGATATTCCCATGGGCAACGGGGACATCCTCACACCGCGGATTCGCGTGACCTACCAGGATGATACCTACCTGACCTACGAAAACCGCGGCGACCGACCCGCCGGCACCCTGGCCCCGAATGACCCCGGCGAAAGGGATTTCGACGTGCAGGAAGCCTATGCGAAATTCGATGCGAGCCTGACCTATGCCAGTGCCGACGACAGCTGGACGGCGGAACTCTACGGCAACAACCTGACCGACGAGGGCATCAAACAGGAGTTGTTTATCGGCGGCGTCCAGACTGCCTACACCTGGGCTCCGTCGCGGGAGGCCGGATTGCGTTTTGCCTATCGCTTTTAA
- a CDS encoding tryptophan 7-halogenase translates to MTEQQTSNNKIRRIVIAGGGTAGWTAAAALARVLGRDHCDITLVESEAIGTVGVGEATIPTIQTFHKMLGIREVDFIRATQATFKLGIEFRGWGKPDGRYFHPFGHYGREFDSIPFHQYWLRGSTIADCGSLSDYSLCAVAAELGRFLPANSDPGSILSSLGYAYHFDAGLYAKFLRHYAEGLGVKRVEGKVVDVTLHTGNGHIRSLVLESGQMLEGDFFIDCSGFAGLLIGGALNVGYEDWSHHLPADSAVAVPSENVGPTRPYTQSTASAAGWQWRIPLQHRTGNGLVYCSDHLSEDEAVATLLANLEGQPLAEPKRLRFTTGRRREFWHRNCLALGLAAGFMEPLESTAIHLVQTGISRLLLLFPGREFHQADIDEFNAQTAREYEFIRDFIILHYCANARSEPLWQYCREMPVPQTLAHRVALFRNRGRIFEREEDLFKSASWLAVLMGQGIVPEHHDPVVDNKPERKLLGMLEEMRQLLRRGAEAMPTHDEFIEQHCRAAPLT, encoded by the coding sequence ATGACAGAACAGCAGACAAGCAACAATAAAATCCGCCGCATCGTTATCGCCGGCGGCGGCACCGCCGGCTGGACCGCAGCTGCGGCACTGGCGCGGGTACTGGGCCGGGACCACTGCGACATTACCCTGGTCGAGTCCGAGGCCATCGGTACCGTCGGTGTCGGCGAGGCCACCATTCCCACCATCCAGACTTTTCACAAAATGCTGGGAATCCGCGAAGTGGATTTTATCCGCGCGACCCAGGCCACCTTTAAACTGGGTATCGAATTCCGCGGCTGGGGCAAACCCGACGGCCGCTACTTCCACCCCTTTGGTCACTACGGCCGCGAATTCGACTCGATTCCGTTTCACCAGTACTGGCTGCGCGGCAGCACCATTGCCGACTGCGGCAGCCTGTCCGACTACTCCCTGTGCGCCGTGGCGGCGGAATTGGGGCGCTTCCTGCCCGCGAACTCCGACCCCGGCTCGATACTCTCCTCGCTCGGCTACGCCTACCATTTCGATGCCGGCCTCTACGCGAAATTCCTGCGCCATTACGCCGAGGGGCTGGGCGTGAAGCGAGTAGAGGGGAAGGTGGTGGATGTGACCCTGCACACGGGTAACGGCCATATCCGCAGTCTGGTGCTGGAGTCGGGGCAGATGCTGGAGGGGGATTTCTTTATCGACTGCAGCGGCTTTGCCGGGCTGCTGATTGGCGGGGCCCTGAACGTCGGCTACGAGGACTGGTCTCACCACCTGCCGGCGGACAGCGCCGTGGCGGTGCCCTCGGAAAATGTCGGTCCTACAAGGCCCTATACCCAATCCACCGCCAGCGCCGCCGGCTGGCAGTGGCGTATTCCCCTGCAGCACCGCACCGGCAATGGCCTGGTCTACTGCAGCGACCACCTCTCCGAAGACGAAGCCGTCGCCACACTGCTCGCCAACCTGGAGGGGCAGCCGCTGGCGGAACCGAAACGCCTGCGCTTCACCACCGGCCGGCGCCGGGAATTCTGGCACCGGAACTGCCTGGCGCTGGGACTGGCGGCGGGTTTTATGGAGCCGCTGGAGTCGACGGCCATCCACCTGGTACAGACCGGTATTTCGCGGCTGTTGCTGCTGTTTCCCGGACGCGAGTTCCACCAAGCGGACATCGACGAATTCAACGCGCAAACGGCCCGGGAATATGAGTTTATCCGCGATTTCATCATCCTCCACTACTGCGCCAATGCGCGCAGCGAACCGCTGTGGCAATACTGTCGCGAGATGCCGGTTCCGCAGACGCTCGCACACCGCGTCGCCCTGTTCCGCAACCGAGGCCGCATCTTTGAGCGCGAGGAAGACCTGTTCAAGAGCGCAAGCTGGCTGGCGGTGTTGATGGGTCAGGGTATTGTCCCGGAGCACCACGATCCAGTGGTGGACAACAAGCCGGAGCGGAAACTGCTGGGTATGCTGGAGGAGATGCGCCAGTTACTGCGCCGCGGCGCCGAGGCCATGCCGACACATGACGAGTTTATCGAGCAGCATTGCCGCGCGGCGCCCCTCACCTAA
- a CDS encoding VOC family protein, translating to MAIKRIHHVAYRCRDARETVEFYRDLLGMDFQLAIAEDKVPSTGAPDPYMHVFLDAGMGNVLAFFELPNSPEMGRDENTPQWVQHIALEVESMDELLAAKDKLEAAGIDVLGPTDHTIFKSIYFFDPNGHRIELAANTARPGMHKELKRVAEDMLEEWSRTKKAPRHAAWMHGEEEFVPIVDEKRS from the coding sequence ATGGCGATCAAACGCATTCACCACGTGGCCTATCGCTGCAGGGATGCCAGGGAGACGGTGGAGTTCTACCGCGATCTCCTCGGCATGGACTTCCAACTGGCCATCGCCGAAGACAAGGTGCCCTCCACCGGCGCGCCGGACCCCTACATGCACGTGTTCCTCGACGCAGGCATGGGCAATGTGCTGGCTTTCTTCGAGCTGCCCAACTCCCCGGAGATGGGCCGCGACGAAAATACGCCCCAATGGGTGCAGCACATCGCCCTGGAGGTGGAGAGTATGGACGAACTGCTGGCGGCCAAGGACAAACTGGAAGCCGCCGGCATCGACGTGCTCGGCCCGACGGATCACACCATTTTCAAATCCATCTATTTCTTCGACCCCAACGGCCATCGCATCGAGTTGGCCGCCAATACCGCCAGGCCGGGGATGCACAAAGAGCTGAAGCGGGTGGCGGAAGACATGCTCGAGGAGTGGTCCAGAACCAAAAAAGCACCCAGGCACGCCGCGTGGATGCACGGCGAGGAAGAGTTTGTACCGATTGTTGACGAGAAGCGGAGTTGA
- the hppD gene encoding 4-hydroxyphenylpyruvate dioxygenase yields MSDLFENPMGLDGFEFVEFTAPEKGILETVFEAMGFEKVARHRSKDVELWRQGDINFITNYEPNSHAYYYAQEHGPSACGLAFRVKDAKFAYSEALKKGAQPVDVATGPMELRLPAIKGIGGATLYLIDRYREGEAIYDIDFQWLEGVDRHPQGCGFHTLDHLTHNVYRGRMEYWANYYTELFNFREIRYFDIKGEYTGLLSKAMTAPDGKIRIPLNEEAAGGGGQIEEFLMKYNGEGIQHIAFACDDLLACWDRLKARGMEFMTPPPETYYEMLEERLPGHGEPTGELKSRGILLDGTTEGGQPRLLLQIFSANMLGPVFFEFIQRKEDEGFGEGNFKALFESIERDQLQRGAIKKEEKARA; encoded by the coding sequence ATGTCCGATTTGTTTGAAAACCCCATGGGTCTCGACGGCTTTGAATTTGTGGAGTTTACCGCTCCTGAGAAAGGCATCCTCGAGACCGTATTCGAGGCCATGGGCTTCGAGAAGGTCGCCCGGCACCGGTCCAAAGACGTGGAGCTGTGGCGCCAGGGCGATATCAACTTTATCACCAACTACGAGCCCAACAGCCACGCCTACTACTATGCGCAGGAGCACGGCCCCTCCGCCTGCGGCCTGGCCTTCCGGGTAAAGGACGCCAAGTTCGCCTACAGCGAAGCACTCAAAAAAGGCGCCCAGCCGGTCGACGTAGCCACCGGCCCCATGGAGCTGCGGCTGCCGGCGATCAAGGGCATCGGCGGCGCCACCCTGTACCTGATCGACCGCTACCGGGAAGGCGAAGCCATCTACGATATCGACTTCCAGTGGCTCGAAGGCGTCGACCGCCATCCGCAGGGCTGCGGCTTCCACACCCTGGATCACCTGACCCACAACGTCTACCGCGGCCGCATGGAGTACTGGGCCAACTACTACACCGAGCTGTTCAACTTCCGCGAAATCCGCTACTTCGACATCAAGGGCGAGTACACCGGCCTGCTCTCCAAGGCCATGACCGCACCGGACGGCAAGATCCGCATCCCCCTGAACGAAGAGGCCGCCGGTGGCGGCGGCCAGATCGAAGAGTTCCTGATGAAATACAACGGCGAGGGCATCCAGCACATCGCTTTCGCCTGTGACGATCTGCTCGCCTGCTGGGACAGGCTCAAGGCCCGCGGCATGGAATTCATGACCCCGCCGCCAGAGACCTACTACGAAATGCTGGAAGAGCGCCTGCCCGGCCACGGTGAGCCCACCGGGGAATTGAAATCCCGCGGCATCCTGCTGGACGGCACCACCGAGGGCGGCCAGCCGCGCCTGCTGCTGCAGATCTTCTCCGCCAACATGCTCGGCCCGGTGTTCTTCGAGTTTATCCAGCGCAAGGAAGACGAGGGCTTCGGCGAGGGCAACTTCAAGGCCCTGTTCGAGTCCATCGAGCGCGACCAACTGCAGCGCGGCGCAATCAAGAAAGAAGAGAAGGCGAGGGCCTGA
- a CDS encoding calcium/sodium antiporter, whose amino-acid sequence MILAALAIAAGFALLIWSADRFVDGAAATAKHAGMPPLLIGMVIVGFGTSAPEMVVSAMAALDGSPGLALGNAYGSNIANTGLILGFTALLIPLTMHSRIVRKELPLLLAISCLTGAFLWNDSLERWEALVLLLGFFGLVGWSIFSALRGKGDDFGEEMESELEAHPMTLPRALFWLAVGLTLLIVSSRILVWGAVTIAESLGVSDLIIGLTIVALGTSLPELAATVIAARKGEHDIAIGNVVGSNMFNLLAVVGIAGAIAPMSNVPPEVLTRDWPVMVGLTVALFVFGYGFRGQGQINRWGGGVLLLAYIVYNAYLVMTITRAVV is encoded by the coding sequence ATGATCCTCGCCGCCCTCGCCATCGCTGCCGGTTTCGCCCTGCTGATCTGGAGCGCCGACCGCTTCGTGGACGGCGCCGCGGCCACCGCGAAGCACGCCGGTATGCCGCCCCTGCTGATCGGCATGGTGATCGTCGGTTTCGGCACCTCGGCGCCGGAGATGGTGGTGTCGGCGATGGCGGCCCTGGACGGCAGCCCGGGCTTGGCGCTGGGCAACGCCTACGGCTCCAATATTGCCAACACCGGGCTGATCCTGGGGTTCACCGCGCTGCTGATACCGCTGACAATGCACTCCAGGATTGTGCGCAAGGAGCTGCCGCTGCTGCTGGCGATCAGCTGCCTGACCGGCGCTTTCCTGTGGAACGACAGCCTGGAGCGTTGGGAGGCGCTGGTGCTGCTGCTGGGCTTCTTCGGCCTGGTGGGCTGGTCCATTTTCTCCGCCCTGCGCGGGAAGGGGGACGACTTCGGCGAGGAAATGGAGAGCGAGCTGGAAGCCCATCCAATGACGCTGCCGCGCGCACTCTTCTGGCTGGCCGTGGGCCTCACGCTGCTGATCGTCAGTTCGCGCATCCTGGTTTGGGGCGCGGTGACCATCGCCGAGTCGCTGGGGGTCAGCGACCTGATCATCGGCCTCACCATCGTCGCCCTGGGTACCTCGCTGCCGGAACTGGCGGCCACGGTGATCGCCGCGCGCAAGGGCGAGCACGATATCGCCATCGGCAATGTGGTGGGTTCGAACATGTTCAACCTGCTGGCGGTGGTGGGGATCGCTGGCGCCATCGCGCCCATGTCGAACGTTCCGCCGGAAGTGCTGACCCGGGACTGGCCGGTGATGGTGGGGCTGACGGTGGCGCTGTTCGTTTTCGGTTATGGCTTTCGCGGCCAGGGGCAGATCAACCGCTGGGGGGGCGGAGTGCTGCTGCTCGCCTATATCGTCTACAACGCCTATCTGGTGATGACGATTACGCGGGCGGTGGTTTAA